The genomic DNA GGCCATGAAGGTGATTGAGGTCGCAGCAGGTCTGATCTGCCGAGATGGCCGCTATTTGATTGCCCGACGGAAGCCTGGTGTGCATTTGGCAGGGTTCTGGGAGTTCCCGGGCGGGAAGCGCGAAGCCGGTGAGACGTTGGAAGAATGTCTGCAGCGAGAGCTGTTCGAAGAGCTGAATGTTCGTATCGATGTACCGCTGCCCTTCCAGGTCATTCGGCACCAGTACCCTGAGAAAATCGTGGAGCTGCATTTTTTTCGTTGTCGAATTGAGAGCGGGGATGCCATGGCGATAGACTGCGCGGAGATTCAGTGGGTCTGGCCGCACGAATTGGACGCCTTCGAGTTTCCTCCGGCAGACCGTCCGGTTGTTGAGGCGTTACAGAGTCAGGCTATGGGGCAGGAATTATGAAAGTCGTTCTGGACATTGAGACGATTCAAGCGCCTCGGGATGAATGGGCCAGGCTGGCTGGAAAAGTTCCTGAGGACAGCGCATTCGAACCGGCAGAGGGGAGCTACGATTTATTCACGGCTGGGGCGGCAGATGAACGACGTCGCATCGACGATGAGCAATATGCGAAGTCCGCCTTCGATGGTACGTTCAGCCAGATTGTCTGTATCGGGCTATTGGAATTTTCAGACCAACTCGAACCCCGCGGGGCGGTGGCCTGGTTTGGAGGGGATGAGCGGGAGCTGCTGCGGCAGTTCTGGAGCCGATTGGCGCAGAACCGCCCGTCGCTCTTCGTCACTCATAACGGCCTGGGCTTCGACCTGCCGTTTATTCGGAAGCGATCGATGATCCATCAAGTCAAGCCGAGCGTCGAGGTGAATCTCGCCAAGTTCAGGACGGAGCCCGTCTATGACACGATGGCAGTCTGGAGTAATTGGGATACCCGCGGGTGGGTCAAGCTCGATGTGCTGGCGAGAGCGCTGAACGTCGAAACGAAGTCTGGGAGCGGGTCGCAGGTGGCCGAGATGTGGGAGAAGGGACAGGGGCTCGAGCTGGCTCGGTACTGTCTCCAAGATACGTATGTGACGTATGCCTGTTATTGCCGGATGAATTTCCGGCAGCCCCTGTCCAGCGAAGTGGTCTTACTCCAACCGGAATTGCTGAACGTCGGTTGAGGAACATTAGCGCGTCTGGGTCGCCTCAGCTTTTTTCTTCTTCGGTGCCGGTTTTGCCGATACCTTGGTCGACGTCATCGCTTTCATTTCCTCCGCTCGTTCCCGCAGTTCGCGCTTCATCCATTCTGATTCCTTGCGCAGCATATTGATCTCGGTATCCTTCTTGGTAAGCGCTTCTTTGGCTTTCCCTAACTCACCGAGCTGCTGAGCGGTCATTTGGCTCTCGCTCATATTGACCGACACCGGCTGAGCTTTCGCTGGGGCGGCTGCCGTCATGGGCGACAGGGGATTGCTCGGCGTGGCTTTTGCGGTTGGCATGGCGGCAGGCATCGGCGCTTTGGCCAAAGCATGATAGTCGATGACCATTGAGATGGCCCCGACGGCGCCACCAGCGGCATAGGCCGGAGCTGGTTCGATGCGAGCCATGGACTCAGGAAGGAAAGCGGTCGGCTTGGCGCCCTTTCCTATGGTGAGGTAGATCGATCCCTTCGAGACATACAGACTGCCCGTGGTGGGTTCAGAGCCTGACCCTGCCGATGAGGATACGCGGAACCCGACAAGCTGTTCGGGTTTCGCCTTTGATAGGCCTTGTGCGAGCAGGGGAGAAAGAAACTCTGCATCCTCATCGCTGAATACTCTCATCGGCTTGCTGCCACCAGCGGACATTTTCGACGTTCCGCTCATGCCGTCATTGCCGTAGACCCCTTTCACGATTTTTGTAATGGTCTGTTGATCGATCACCGCCGGATGGCTGGCTTCAAACGACCAATCGGTCACTTCCTCCAGTGTCACGCTACCCTTTGTATTGTGCGCCAGCTTTGTCCCGCCGGCACAGCCGCTGATGGCTAGGGTAAGAGCGGTAATTCCGACGAGGCCCTTCAGGATAGAGTTCTGCAGGTTTCTTGGTCTGAGGTCGTTTTTCATCGAGGCGCTCCTTCTTTCAGGACTGGTGTGTGGGGCGATTTCAGCGAACCGCGATGTTTCGACGGCGTCGGAACTACCAGATTCCAAGGCCCATTAATGTCACGCTCAGCGCAATCCATCCGAAGAGTCCCATCGCAATGATGGTCTCAAGGCTCGTGGAGGCATCTGCTTTTTCGCTGGCATTGTGATGTTGATTCTCGATCATGGCTCTTCTCCAAGGAGTGAGTGTGGGAAATGCGTATACGTGATTATTTGTAAAGCAAAGGCTATGCCTTCATAGGGCAAGCAAGCTGGTGCAAGAGGTGCCTGAGGGTCATGAAGGAGGAATGCGGAGAGGTTGTTACCTCTGTCCGTCTGGTAATTAAGCGATGTAATAAGCGATGTATTAGCTATAATATGATGAAATAATTTAGTAATTTATTATTTATAGATATGATTGTTTGCAGGTTTATAAAGCGGAATGGTCGAGTTTTTTCTGGAGAATTTGTTGAGAATGGGAAGTGAGTGGGCAAAATATGCCTGCTTAGTAGAGGAGTTCGTGGGCCTGTGGTGGAGGCAGATCTCGTACAGCGTTGTTCGTTTTTGGAGCCGTACCTTGCCGAGCAGTCTTTAGGGAGGGGACGATCGGCACGATTTAATTCACAGGCGGACGTTCTGCGTACAAAGTTGTGGACGACGCATCGTAAATGGCAAGGGAGAGCATGTCTCCCGGTTTGGAAGGTACTGCGCCCTTATCCCAGATGACGGTGATATTGCCATCTGATTTGCCCATACCCTGTGCGGCTGAGCGTTTGGCATCCCCTTCGACCAGGATGGGGAGAGTGCGCTTGAGATACTCCCGGTTCCGCTCGTAGGAAATGTTCCGTTGGAGGTCGAAGAGCCGCGTCACGCGTTCAGTCTTTACCGAATCGGGAACATCGTCGGGGAACTTGCGTGCCGCGATGGTGTTCTTTCGTTCGGAATATTTGAAGATGAATGCCGAGTGAAACCGTATGTCTTCGAGAAGCCGGTACGTCTCGGCGAAGTCTTCCTCGCTCTCCCCACAGAAGCCTCCAATGATATCGGTGCTGAGCACGATGTCAGACTGCAGGGTGAGGATACGGTCGACTAAGGCACGACATTCTTTATTGGTATAGGTGCGATTCATCAAGCCGAGGATGCGGTCGCTGCCGGATTGAAGCGGCAAATGAATTTGCTTGCAGATACGGGGATGCGACACGACGGCCTCTAACAATGAAAGCGGAAAATCTTTGGGGTGGGGGGACGTGAATCTCACCCGTTCGATGCCCGGTACATCCGCGACGGCCGTGATCAATCGTGTAAAGTCCCAGTTGTCGAATCGATATGAATTGACGTTTTGTCCGAGGAGCGTGATCTGCTTAAACCCTTGCTCGGCGATCCGTCGAGCTTCCTGCACGATGCCTTCTGGGTCACGGGAGCGTTCCCGCCCTCGCGTATAGGGGACTACGCAAAAACTACAGAAGTTATCGCAGCCACGCATGACGGCAATCCAGGCATTCACCTTGTCGTTTCGATCGGGTATGACATCGTGGTACGTCTCATATTCTGAAAGGTCGACCGCGATTCCCTTTTGATCCTCTCCCTCTGCTTGGGAGAGCATGGCGTTTCGGATCAACCTGGGCAGCTGGCGATAGGCATCAGGGCCAGCGAGCACATCCACGAGTGGCTGGATGTCCGTCAGCTCTTCTTTGAGGTTTTGTGCCATACAACCCAACACCCCTACGACCAATGGGCGTTGGCGCTTGAGTTTTTTCAGCTCAGATAAGTGTTTGTAGACTTTATTATGCGCATTCTCGCGAATGGCACAGGTATTCATGAGGATGACGTCTGCACGTTCCCGCTCGTCGGTAAATACAAAGCCATCCTGTTTCATCAGCGAGCGAACGAGTTCCGAGTCGTACTCGTTCATCTGACAACCGAAGGTTTCAAGATGTACTTGGGTTGGTGCGAGCGGGATCTTCATCATCTCGATAGGTTTGATCATAGCGGCGCCATTATAGGAAGATCTTCGTGATAGGAGCAAGGCACTTTAGCGAATAGGCGGTATTGTGACCTGCTCTCGGTTGAAGGGCTCCGTATCCCATGGTAGGATCTTGTCCATCGTTGCCAGCTCACTACACCGTGAGTCATTTGTGACACCTTCACCGTTGGCCGTTTCCATTCTTACCTTCTTTCTATTCCTCCTCCCTGGGGCTGGAGGATGGACGAAGGAAATTCTTCCCATCGAGCCGGATCTCAGTAGCAGAATCGAAGAACATTACGATCACGAAGCCCGGCTCTTTCTGATGCTCTATTCTCTGCATGGGAACGGCACAGTCGATTATGTCACCGGGCGTCTCGTGCAGGAATATTCCAGGAATAGTTACGGCAATCCTGTCTATGAGACTGAGGCCTATCCCATGTTCTATTGGTGGAACCACACCATGTATAACGATCCGGAGCAGGATGGTGTGAATGGCAATGAACGGGTCTATCAGGAGAATATGGAATTCGATATTTCCCGCTATAAGCCCTGCAGCTTCAACGGCCAACCCTGCTGAGTTTCGCGGTGCGACTGCGTGACAATTGTGCCTCGGCCCATGGCCAATGTTTTCCCGCCCGATATTTTTTGAGAATCTCCGAGTCTCTCTTCTCTTCCGATGATATGCTACGCCCCCATGGATATTGAAACGACTCGATGAAAACCCCATCGCTTTTACAGATTCTTGCGAACCGGCGCATTGGCATCATGTTGCCTTTAGGGTTCGCCTCGGGGTTGCCATTGGCGCTCACATCCGGGACGCTGCAGGCCTGGTTGACCGTTGTCGGCTTCGACTTGAAGACCATCGGTATCTTTACGCTCGTCGGGCTCCCATACGCACTGAAATTCTTGTGGGCTCCGCTGATGGATCGTGTGGTCCCTCCCTGGCTGGGACGCCGCCGTGGATGGATGCTCATGATGCAGCTTGGCGTCGCGCTCGGCTTGGCGGCTATGGCGGTGACGGGGCCCGGTGACCGTCCTGAGATACTGGGAATGTTGGCTCTCGTGGTGGCGTTCTTCTCCGCCTCACTCGATATCGTGTTCGACGCCTATCGGACCGATCTGCTCTTACGTCCTGAGCGGGGATTCGGTGCAGCCGTGTGGGTGAATGGTTATCGATGTGCGTTGTTGCTGGCAAGCGCGGGCGCACTCCTGTTGGCCGATCATATTGGATGGCGAAATACCTATTTGTTGCTAGCTGCGCTCATGGCAACCGGAGTGCTCACGATCCTCGTGAGTCCGGAACCGCATGAACCGGCTGCGGCACCGGCAAGCCTCGCGGAAGCAGTCGGTGGACCACTGAAAGAACTTTTTGCCCGTCCTGGGGTGCTCGGGCTTCTGGCCCTCATCGTTCTCTACAAGGTTGGAGATGCCGTTGCGGCCTCACTTCAAACTGCATTTCTGATAGGGGGGATGGGTTTCTCTGTCAGCGAGGTCGGGTATGTGAAGGGGCTTGGCCTCGTGGCCACATTGATCGGCGCATTGGCCGGGGGCGTTGCCATGGCCAAGCTCGGGATGGTCCGGTCGTTGCTCCTCTTCGGTGCCTTGCAAGCGGTCTCAAATCTTGGATTTATGTGGCTCGCATGGATGGGGAAGAGTTACGCGGCACTCACGACATCCATTCTCGTCGAGAATGTCACCGGAGGGATGGGCACCGCTGCGTTTGTCGCACTGATCATGTCGCTCTGCGACCATCGGTATACGGCAACTCAGTTCGCGTTGCTCTCCTCCCTCGAAGCGCTCGGACGGGTGTTCTCTGGGCACCCGTCGGCCGCCTTGGTCGAACTGGTCGGCTGGGCACAGTTTTTTTTCTGGTCGTTTCTCATCGCTCTGCCTGGCATCTGGCTGGTGTGGGTGCTTCGAGTGCAGTTACATCAAGAAGCCGGACGCGATGCGCAAGCCAGAGCCGGCTCAGCCGATCTATGACGATTGGATGCGGCGCTGGAGGAACAAGACGAACAGCATGAGCGTCGGAAGGGGCGCCAGGATGAAGGGCACGAGCCAGACCCAGACATTCTTTCCGCGCATGCGGGCTTGGTCGATCATCCAGACAAACACCCACGCAATCAAGCCGACATAGTTGAGGGCCATCCAGCGAGTCGTATGAATCTTGAGGCCGCTCGTGCTATCCGGAGCCGCATTGAAGAGAAAGACTCCCAATATGAGCACAAACAGCCCCAATAACGTTGCGACAAGTTGCTTGCTCCAAACAAACATGATGATCCTCCTGATACAGACCCTGTGCGCAGCGGTATTGCTGCAGCAGATATGAGGAGCGTAGGCTAATCATGCGTCTATCGTTTGTCAAAGGGGAACAGTGCACTGTCGCTCCTATTGAGCCTGTCACGAACAGGGCTCGGCAGTCATCAATCTGAGAGTGGCAATGAGTCTCCTGCGTTTAATCCTGCTGGTTGTGGTCCTGGCTGCCAGTGTCGTGCTGGCACAGACGAACCCCACCACGGATCACTACCTGATCTTTGTCCAAGCCGAACTTGCGAAGGCCATGGATCGCATGGATCAGTCCACTCCCGAACGGGAAGGGGAGGTGGTTAGAAATATCTTTCGCCGGCATAGCCAGGAGTTGCTCAATAGCATGGTGCGTCCTCATACGATCCGTCATAATTGGGGGCTCTTCAGCCAGTTTGAAACCACGGTGTTGGGTACTCGGGTTGTGGTTATCGGCATCGGTCATCGCTTCATCCCGGTTGAAGGGGTCGACGAAGCTATTTTGGCCCTCGGACGCCGCGTATTTTAATTTTTCCTCCATCGTGATTCCTCTGCCCAAAATGACCGGTATTTTCGATCAAAAGTCTGTGGATAAGTCTGCCTAAATCCCCGATAGATGGCGATTCCCAATCGTTTGCAGTTATCCACAGGATCTCCTCTGTTTCCCCAGCCACCCACTACACTTGGTGTTGACAATTCACCCTGATCGCTATATGTAGATGCACCTTAGATAGACCAAGCATCAAGATAGTAAAATATAGGCGTTCACCGCATATCAGACTGATCAAGATTGAAGCTTAATTGTTCCTGTTGGGGATTGAGAGCAGTCCCACACCAACTACGCAGACCGGGGGAGGGAAAATCGTGAGAATAGAACGCCGATTTACACATCGCGGACAAAGTCCCTATGAAGGCCTGCCGTTTTCGAAACGTTCGTCGGAAATTCGCAATCCCGACGGATCGACCGTGTTCAAGTTAGAGAACATCGATATCCCGGAGCCCTGGTCCCAGCTCGCGATCGACATTCTCGCGCAAAAATACTTCCGGAAAGCCGGAGTACCCCAGCATGATGAGCAGGGCAATCCGATCGTCGGTCCGGACGGCAATCCGAAATTGGGAGGGGAAAGCGATTCCCGGCAGGTTTTTGAGCGGCTCGCCGGTTGTTGGACTTCCTGGGGCAAAAATTTCGGTTATTTCAAGACGCCGGAAGATACAGAAGCCTTCCATGACGAGCTCTGTTACATGCTCGCGCATCAGATGGTTGCGCCGAACTCTCCCCAGTGGTTTAACACGGGGCTGCATTATGCCTATGGGCTCTCAGGGCCTGCACAAGGGCATTACTACGTCGATCCCAAGACCCGTGAAGTCGTCAAAGCTACCAATGCATTTGAGCATCCGCAACCGCATGCCTGCTTCATTCAGTCCGTCGACGACGACCTGGTCAGCGAGGGCGGTATTATGGATCTCTGGGTGCGGGAAGCGCGCCTGTTCAAATACGGATCAGGGACCGGCACCAACTTCTCCAAGCTGCGTGGCGATGCCGAACCATTGTCCGGCGGCGGCCGTTCATCCGGATTGATGTCCTTTCTGCGCATCGGCGATCGTGCTGCAGGCGCGATTAAGTCAGGCGGAACGACCAGGCGAGCTGCCAAAATGGTCTGCCTCGATTTAGATCACCCCGACATCGAAGAATTTATCAATTGGAAGGTCGTGGAAGAGCAAAAAGTCGCCGCCATGGTGACCGGCTCTAAAATCTGTGCCCAACGTCTCAATGCCGTCCTCAAGGCCTGCCATGTCGTCGATAGCGCCGGTCAGATGAAAATTGAGATCGATGCCAAGCAGAATCCTATCCTCAAGGAAGCGTTGGCCGCGGCTCGGCGCGATGCCGTTCCAGAAGCCTATGTCCAGCGGATGTTTTCCTATGCGCAGCAGGGCTTCACGCATTTTGCGTTTCATGAGTACGACACGAATTGGGACGGCAAGGCCTACCAGACGGTCTCCGGCCAGAACTCCAACAACAGTGTGCGTATTCCCAACGAATTTTTTGCGGCGTTAGAGGCGGATAGCGATTGGCAGCTGAAGCGCCGGATCGATGGCAAAGTCTCCAAGACCCTCAAGGCACGGGACCTTTGGGATCAGATCGCTTGGGCCGCCTGGATTTGCGCAGATCCCGGCACGCAATACGACACCACTATCAACGAATGGCATACCTGTCCGGAGGATGGCCGTATCAATGCTTCCAATCCTTGCTCGGAGTACATGTTCCTTGACGATACGGCATGTAATCTGGCCTCGCTCAATCTCGGTCAATTCTTTTCGACCGACGCCCAATTCGAGCTGGAGAATTTCCGCCATGCCGTCCGCCTCTGGACGGTCGTGCTGGAGATCAGCGTACTCATGGCATCGTTTCCCAGCCGTGCTATTGCCGAGAAGAGCTTTGAGTTCCGGACGTTGGGGCTTGGTTATGCCAATTTGGGTACGGTGCTGATGCGGCAAGGCATTCCCTACGACTCACCAAAAGCCTTGGCGATCTGCGGCGCCTTGACCGCCATCATGACCGGCGAGGCATACAGCACGTCCGCTGAAATGGCCGCAGAACTATGGCCGTTCCCTGGTTATGCCAAAAACCGCGACGCGATGTTGCGTGTGATCCGCAATCATCGGCGCGCCTCGTACAATGCCGCTCCGGAAGAATATGAGGATTTGACGATTACCCCGATTGGGATTCAGCCGGAGCATTGCCCGCCCGAGCTGCTCGTTGCGGCCCGCCGTGCATGGGACCGCGCTCTTGAATTGGGGACGGCCTATGGATATCGCAATGCGCAGGTGACGGTCATTGCCCCCACCGGCACGATCGGGCTCGTGATGGATTGCGACACGACCGGCATTGAGCCGGATTTTGCGCTGGTGAAATTTAAGAAATTAGCCGGCGGAGGCTATTTTAAGATCATCAATCAAAGCATCCCCGCAGCCCTCAGAACATTGGAGTATACCGAGTCTCAGATTCTGGACATCGTGAACTATTGCGTCGGCCGGCAAACCTTGCAGACTGCACCGTTCATTAACCATGAGGCTCTGAGGCAGAAGGGGTTCGACGACGCCGCACTGGCACGAATGGAAGGCGGGTTGGCGCAGGCCTTTGAGATTCAATTTACCTTTAATAAGTACGCGTTGGGTGAGGATTTCTGCCGAGAGAAGTTGGGGTTGACCGACGCACAATTGGCAGAATCCAACTTCAATATGCTGCGGGCGTTAGGCTTCACACAAGAGGAAATCGCTGCGGCGAATGACTATTGCTGCGGCACCATGACGGTGGAAGGGGCGCCACATCTTAAAGCCGAGCACCTTCCGATCTTCGATTGCGCCAACCGTTGCGGCCGGATCGGTCAGCGGTATATTGCGGTCGATGCGCATATCCGCATGATGTCGGCGGCACAACCGTTCATCAGCGGCGCCATCAGCAAAACGATCAACATGCCGGCCGATGCGACATTGGAAGAAGTGAAGTCCTCCTATTTGTTTGCCTGGAAGAGCATGGTCAAGGCGGTGGCGCTGTATCGCGACGGCTCGAAGTTGAGCCAGCCGTTGTCGGCCTCAACCGACAGCGGCAAGACGATTGAAAGCTCCTCAGAAGTGCTATC from Nitrospirota bacterium includes the following:
- the mutT gene encoding 8-oxo-dGTP diphosphatase MutT, with amino-acid sequence MKVIEVAAGLICRDGRYLIARRKPGVHLAGFWEFPGGKREAGETLEECLQRELFEELNVRIDVPLPFQVIRHQYPEKIVELHFFRCRIESGDAMAIDCAEIQWVWPHELDAFEFPPADRPVVEALQSQAMGQEL
- a CDS encoding 3'-5' exonuclease gives rise to the protein MKVVLDIETIQAPRDEWARLAGKVPEDSAFEPAEGSYDLFTAGAADERRRIDDEQYAKSAFDGTFSQIVCIGLLEFSDQLEPRGAVAWFGGDERELLRQFWSRLAQNRPSLFVTHNGLGFDLPFIRKRSMIHQVKPSVEVNLAKFRTEPVYDTMAVWSNWDTRGWVKLDVLARALNVETKSGSGSQVAEMWEKGQGLELARYCLQDTYVTYACYCRMNFRQPLSSEVVLLQPELLNVG
- the miaB gene encoding tRNA (N6-isopentenyl adenosine(37)-C2)-methylthiotransferase MiaB, which gives rise to MIKPIEMMKIPLAPTQVHLETFGCQMNEYDSELVRSLMKQDGFVFTDERERADVILMNTCAIRENAHNKVYKHLSELKKLKRQRPLVVGVLGCMAQNLKEELTDIQPLVDVLAGPDAYRQLPRLIRNAMLSQAEGEDQKGIAVDLSEYETYHDVIPDRNDKVNAWIAVMRGCDNFCSFCVVPYTRGRERSRDPEGIVQEARRIAEQGFKQITLLGQNVNSYRFDNWDFTRLITAVADVPGIERVRFTSPHPKDFPLSLLEAVVSHPRICKQIHLPLQSGSDRILGLMNRTYTNKECRALVDRILTLQSDIVLSTDIIGGFCGESEEDFAETYRLLEDIRFHSAFIFKYSERKNTIAARKFPDDVPDSVKTERVTRLFDLQRNISYERNREYLKRTLPILVEGDAKRSAAQGMGKSDGNITVIWDKGAVPSKPGDMLSLAIYDASSTTLYAERPPVN
- a CDS encoding MFS transporter; protein product: MKTPSLLQILANRRIGIMLPLGFASGLPLALTSGTLQAWLTVVGFDLKTIGIFTLVGLPYALKFLWAPLMDRVVPPWLGRRRGWMLMMQLGVALGLAAMAVTGPGDRPEILGMLALVVAFFSASLDIVFDAYRTDLLLRPERGFGAAVWVNGYRCALLLASAGALLLADHIGWRNTYLLLAALMATGVLTILVSPEPHEPAAAPASLAEAVGGPLKELFARPGVLGLLALIVLYKVGDAVAASLQTAFLIGGMGFSVSEVGYVKGLGLVATLIGALAGGVAMAKLGMVRSLLLFGALQAVSNLGFMWLAWMGKSYAALTTSILVENVTGGMGTAAFVALIMSLCDHRYTATQFALLSSLEALGRVFSGHPSAALVELVGWAQFFFWSFLIALPGIWLVWVLRVQLHQEAGRDAQARAGSADL
- a CDS encoding DUF4359 domain-containing protein; this encodes MSLLRLILLVVVLAASVVLAQTNPTTDHYLIFVQAELAKAMDRMDQSTPEREGEVVRNIFRRHSQELLNSMVRPHTIRHNWGLFSQFETTVLGTRVVVIGIGHRFIPVEGVDEAILALGRRVF
- a CDS encoding vitamin B12-dependent ribonucleotide reductase — protein: MRIERRFTHRGQSPYEGLPFSKRSSEIRNPDGSTVFKLENIDIPEPWSQLAIDILAQKYFRKAGVPQHDEQGNPIVGPDGNPKLGGESDSRQVFERLAGCWTSWGKNFGYFKTPEDTEAFHDELCYMLAHQMVAPNSPQWFNTGLHYAYGLSGPAQGHYYVDPKTREVVKATNAFEHPQPHACFIQSVDDDLVSEGGIMDLWVREARLFKYGSGTGTNFSKLRGDAEPLSGGGRSSGLMSFLRIGDRAAGAIKSGGTTRRAAKMVCLDLDHPDIEEFINWKVVEEQKVAAMVTGSKICAQRLNAVLKACHVVDSAGQMKIEIDAKQNPILKEALAAARRDAVPEAYVQRMFSYAQQGFTHFAFHEYDTNWDGKAYQTVSGQNSNNSVRIPNEFFAALEADSDWQLKRRIDGKVSKTLKARDLWDQIAWAAWICADPGTQYDTTINEWHTCPEDGRINASNPCSEYMFLDDTACNLASLNLGQFFSTDAQFELENFRHAVRLWTVVLEISVLMASFPSRAIAEKSFEFRTLGLGYANLGTVLMRQGIPYDSPKALAICGALTAIMTGEAYSTSAEMAAELWPFPGYAKNRDAMLRVIRNHRRASYNAAPEEYEDLTITPIGIQPEHCPPELLVAARRAWDRALELGTAYGYRNAQVTVIAPTGTIGLVMDCDTTGIEPDFALVKFKKLAGGGYFKIINQSIPAALRTLEYTESQILDIVNYCVGRQTLQTAPFINHEALRQKGFDDAALARMEGGLAQAFEIQFTFNKYALGEDFCREKLGLTDAQLAESNFNMLRALGFTQEEIAAANDYCCGTMTVEGAPHLKAEHLPIFDCANRCGRIGQRYIAVDAHIRMMSAAQPFISGAISKTINMPADATLEEVKSSYLFAWKSMVKAVALYRDGSKLSQPLSASTDSGKTIESSSEVLSIAEKITERVMVRYLAKRRPLPSRRNGYTQKAVVGGHKLYLRTGEYEDGTCGEIFLDMHKEGAAFRSLMNCFAIAISLGLQHGVPLEEFVEAFVFTRFEPNGPVKLNDRIKMSTSIIDYIFRELAVTYLDRYDLAQVQEEDLRMDSVKKDEQDPECVEEEATPETLASTSISTEIFPSRRGAAPRHKSNGHGNGHTSVSHTVELKRETLTLTAIQMARQKGYEGDPCSECKQFTMVRNGTCLKCETCGTTSGCS